One part of the Xylocopa sonorina isolate GNS202 chromosome 10, iyXylSono1_principal, whole genome shotgun sequence genome encodes these proteins:
- the LOC143428254 gene encoding uncharacterized protein LOC143428254: protein MAPGTCSCNPGYEPSKTEKNVCEPICRVNCVNGYCNEPNACKCDPGYRPLKNDSNHCVPHCAPACEHGYCSAPNNCTCENGYQASPDDPLVCKPICSKYCHLGTCTAPETCTCLEGFSKIDAETCDLICSQPCVNGYCAKRYDTRTATCKCNDGYRLSGNDSNVCEPVCEHPCENGFCDAPNNCSCNEGYRLSEESWNVCLPVCRKSCGPNGYCVAPDACNCNDGYKSSADNGTEFVCEPVCESNCENGVCTAPNQCTCHRGYEKKEGEESCEPFCRSCENGTCVEPEICACDQGFVSVQRENRTVCEPYCRNCTNGKCVAPDDCRCDVSFVKQYTDDSNNDTVCVSVCKNNCNDRGSCDLEKNACNCYHGWKGVYCEEPEYCIVTMDNEDNRLNVSNIEYDVNDTINYVLANSPLCSHDCYDEINNETLCLGKYNNTIACFIGTDSSCYRVNAEYKSAPDYRIIGGAAAVGTIAACSVAAIYLLTRKYQRGRFSLGNAATTSAQGESSASLDGKKGSIMGYVGSVVLLNAILVTGSTAWASNDESLCVVVVSRRVSMYVPYTETYKDRKWGVFHQTRTRTNYKIEYKTVWVHDMACCFGYQKIDDRCVPICTNPCVHGNCTEPETCECEKGYRPSKDTARERYVCEPMCETDCANGVCKLPNECACNAGYQLTEDKLHCSPICRTNCEQGNARCLEPGKCTCDPGYRIVLSILSPNEDTRICAPICEVPCINSECTAPNRCTCNDGYEMDADDLFACKPKCEPICLHGNCTAPNVCICDPGYRMSNDEHCEPVCGQPCTMGTCIAPDVCSCNDGYGLLSNDSKYVCEPICEKPCVNGNCIAPELCACHDGYASNPDRNLCEPYCEKSCVNGECIAAGICNCTEGYRLNETAEERVCVPICKVPCEPRGICVAPDTCNCSEGYRSIDTGTNGNEIPVNVTEARGSVCEPVCSQTCENGKCTEPNVCTCNKGYAIDEEGGRCEPVCSSCYNGSCIGPELCRCFEGFVLSNESICVPYCNDSCVNGECVAPYECRCYAGFQTSVANNSCIEPCTRSCQGHGVCIEDDKPCECSLGWTGWDCDQPTVCILLLNLDDGNLDELTIHNETNSTLMDARLYAPYCYRCNETVTDQTFCFAITEPEDRLSTATVGCFVDTGPTCYQMYNSSHSTAAVSRIAGTLAAVTVLIMAAVTTAMYFLIRSHQRKKMRAGIE from the exons ATGGCACCGGGTACGTGCAGCTGCAATCCAGGCTACGAACCATCGAAAACCGAGAAAAACGTTTGCGAACCTATTTGCCGGGTGAATTGCGTCAACGGCTATTGCAACGAACCGAACGCCTGCAAATGCGATCCGGGTTATCGACCTTTAAAAAACGACAGCAACCACTGCGTGCCCCATTGCGCACCGGCTTGCGAGCACGGATACTGCAGTGCTCCCAACAATTGTACCTGCGAAAACGGCTACCAGGCTAGCCCGGACGACCCTCTCGTCTGCAAACCGATATGCAGTAAATACTGTCATCTCGGTACATGCACAGCACCCGAGACCTGCACGTGCCTCGAAGGATTCTCCAAGATCGACGCGGAAACCTGCGATCTGATTTGCTCGCAACCCTGCGTGAACGGATACTGCGCGAAACGTTACGATACTAGGACGGCAACGTGTAAATGTAACGATGGCTATCGACTTTCGGGGAACGATTCGAACGTTTGCGAACCGGTCTGCGAACATCCTTGCGAGAATGGATTCTGCGATGCGCCGAACAACTGTAGCTGCAACGAAGGTTACAGATTGTCGGAGGAAAGTTGGAACGTTTGCCTACCTGTCTGCAGAAAATCGTGCGGCCCGAACGGGTACTGCGTTGCACCGGACGCGTGCAACTGCAACGATGGTTACAAGTCGTCGGCGGACAACGGAACCGAATTCGTTTGCGAACCTGTCTGCGAATCGAACTGCGAGAACGGAGTCTGTACCGCGCCGAATCAGTGCACCTGTCACCGGGGATACGAGAAAAAGGAGGGAGAAGAAAGCTGCGAACCGTTCTGCCGGTCTTGCGAAAACGGAACCTGCGTGGAGCCGGAAATCTGCGCCTGCGACCAGGGTTTCGTCTCGGTTCAACGGGAAAATCGAACCGTCTGCGAACCGTATTGCAGGAATTGCACCAACGGAAAGTGCGTCGCACCCGATGACTGCCGGTGCGACGTTTCTTTCGTAAAACAGTATACCGACGATTCGAACAACGATACCGTCTGTGTCAGCGTGTGTAAAAATAATTGCAACGACCGCGGGTCTTGCGACCTCGAGAAGAACGCGTGCAATTGTTACCACGGGTGGAAAGGGGTGTACTGCGAGGAACCAGAATATTGCATCGTGACGATGGATAACGAGGATAACCGGTTAAACGT ATCGAACATCGAGTACGACGTAAACGATACGATTAATTACGTGCTCGCGAACAGTCCGCTCTGTAGTCACGATTGTTACGACGAAATCAACAATGAAACGCTATGCCTCGGAAAGTATAATAACACGATCGCATGTTTTATCGGCACAG ATTCTAGCTGTTATCgagtaaacgcggaatacaagaGTGCCCCGGATTACAGAATAATTGGCGGAGCTGCAGCTGTCGGAACGATTGCAGCCTGTAGCGTCGCTGCGATCTATTTACTGACACGAAAGTACCAAAGGGGCAGATTTTCTCTCG GTAACGCTGCAACCACGTCGGCACAGGGAGAA TCGAGTGCGTCCCTCGATGGGAAGAAAGGTTCGATAATGGGTTACGTCGGTAGTGTCGTCCTTTTGAACGCGATCCTCGTGACAGGGTCGACGGCATGGGCCAGTAACGACGAATCGTTGTGCGTCGTAGTCGTTAG TCGAAGGGTATCGATGTACGTCCCGTACACGGAAACGTACAAGGACCGGAAGTGGGGAGTCTTCCATCAGACAAGGACCCGAACGAACTACAAGATAGAA TACAAGACGGTTTGGGTACACGACATGGCATGCTGTTTCGGGTATCAGAAAATCGACGATCGATGCGTACCGATATGCACCAATCCCTGCGTACACGGTAACTGTACGGAACCGGAAACGTGCGAATGCGAGAAAGGTTACCGGCCGTCGAAAGATACCGCGCGTGAACGTTACGTCTGCGAGCCGATGTGCGAGACCGATTGCGCGAACGGAGTCTGCAAGTTACCCAACGAATGCGCGTGCAATGCCGGCTACCAATTGACCGAGGATAAGTTGCACTGTTCGCCAATTTGCCGGACGAACTGCGAACAGGGGAACGCGCGATGCCTCGAGCCGGGCAAGTGTACCTGCGATCCAGGGTATCGTATCGTACTATCGATACTATCACCGAACGAAGATACGCGGATATGCGCGCCGATCTGCGAGGTACCGTGCATCAATAGCGAATGCACGGCTCCGAATCGTTGCACCTGCAACGACGGATACGAAATGGACGCGGACGATCTATTCGCGTGCAAGCCCAAGTGCGAACCGATTTGCCTACACGGCAATTGCACGGCACCGAACGTTTGCATCTGCGATCCGGGATATCGAATGAGCAACGACGAGCATTGCGAGCCAGTCTGCGGTCAGCCCTGCACCATGGGTACTTGCATCGCCCCCGACGTTTGCAGTTGCAACGACGGTTACGGATTGCTCTCCAACGATTCCAAGTACGTCTGCGAGCCAATCTGCGAGAAACCGTGCGTAAACGGAAACTGCATCGCGCCCGAGCTCTGCGCCTGCCACGACGGATACGCGTCGAATCCCGATCGCAACCTGTGCGAACCGTATTGCGAGAAAAGTTGCGTCAACGGAGAGTGCATCGCGGCAGGAATTTGCAATTGCACCGAGGGCTACCGGTTAAACGAGACCGCGGAGGAACGAGTATGCGTGCCGATTTGCAAGGTACCGTGCGAGCCTCGTGGGATCTGCGTCGCCCCTGACACTTGCAACTGTTCCGAAGGATATCGGTCGATCGACACCGGTACCAACGGAAACGAA ATACCGGTTAACGTCACGGAGGCGCGTGGTTCGGTTTGCGAGCCCGTTTGTAGCCAAACTTGCGAGAACGGGAAATGCACCGAGCCCAACGTTTGCACTTGCAACAAAGGCTACGCGATAGACGAGGAAGGGGGAAGATGCGAACCTGTCTGTTCGTCTTGTTACAACGGCAGTTGCATCGGCCCGGAACTCTGCCGGTGTTTCGAAGGTTTCGTTCTCTCGAACGAATCCATCTGCGTGCCGTACTGCAACGACAGCTGCGTGAACGGGGAGTGCGTCGCTCCGTACGAGTGTCGATGTTACGCGGGATTTCAAACGAGCGTCGCTAATAACAGCTGCATCGAACCGTGTACGAGAAGTTGCCAAGGCCACGGAGTTTGCATAGAGGACGATAAACCGTGCGAATGTTCCCTCGGATGGACCGGCTGGGACTGTGACCAACCCACGGTCTGCATCTTGTTGTTAAATCTGGACGATGGCAATCTCGACGA GCTTACGATTCACAATGAGACGAATAGCACCCTAATGGATGCTAGACTGTACGCGCCGTATTGTTATCGATGCAACGAAACGGTGACAGACCAGACTTTCTGTTTCGCTATAACCGAACCGGAGGATCGCCTATCCACGGCGACGGTCGGTTGCTTCGTCGATACGG GGCCGACGTGCTACCAAATGTACAACAGCAGCCACAGCACCGCGGCGGTGTCCAGAATAGCCGGAACACTGGCAGCGGTCACCGTTTTGATAATGGCTGCCGTGACTACGGCGATGTACTTTCTGATTCGTAGTCACCAGAGGAAGAAGATGCGCGCAGGTATCGAATGA